In the genome of Populus trichocarpa isolate Nisqually-1 chromosome 6, P.trichocarpa_v4.1, whole genome shotgun sequence, one region contains:
- the LOC7489167 gene encoding probable protein phosphatase 2C 59, which translates to MGYLNSVLSSSSQVYADDAPVSGGGLSQNGKFSYGYASSPGKRSSMEDFYETRIDGVDGEIVGLFGVFDGHGGARAAEYVKHNLFSNLIKHPKFISDTKSAISDAYNHTDSEFLKSENNQNRDAGSTASTAILVGDRLLVANVGDSRAVICRGGNAIAVSRDHKPDQTDERQRIEDAGGFVMWAGTWRVGGVLAVSRAFGDRLLKQYVVADPEIQEEKVDSSLEFLILASDGLWDVVTNEEAVEMIQPILDPEQAAKRLMQEAYQRGSADNITCVVVRFLGNQGGASGGGSV; encoded by the exons ATGGGGTATTTGAATTCCGTTTTATCATCTTCAAGCCAAGTTTATGCTGATGATGCACCTGTAAGCGGCGGTGGTCTCAG TCAGAATGGGAAATTCAGTTATGGATATGCAAGCTCTCCAGGGAAAAGATCTTCCATGGAAGATTTTTACGAGACAAGAATTGATGGTGTTGATGGAGAGATAGTTGGTCTTTTTGGAGTTTTTGATG GTCATGGAGGTGCACGAGCAGCTGAATATGTGAAGCATAACCTTTTTAGCAATCTGATCAAGCACCCAAAGTTTATTTCCGACACCAAATCAGCTATAT CTGATGCATACAATCACACAGACTCTGAATTTCTGAAATCAGAAAATAATCAGAACCGGGATGCTGGATCAACTGCCTCTACAGCTATTCTTGTTGGTGATCGTTTGCTTGTCGCTAATGTTGGAGATTCCAGAGCTGTCATATGCCGGGGTGGCAATG CTATTGCTGTTTCCCGAGATCACAAGCCAGACCAGACTGATGAGCGGCAACGGATTGAAGATGCTGGAGGATTTGTCATGTGGGCTG GTACTTGGAGAGTTGGTGGTGTCCTAGCTGTCTCTCGTGCATTTGGTGATAGGCTCTTGAAGCAGTATGTTGTTGCTGACCCAGAAATCCAG GAGGAAAAGGTTGACAGCTCCCTTGAGTTTCTTATCCTTGCAAGTGATGGGTTATGGGATGTTGTCACAAACGAG GAAGCTGTTGAAATGATCCAGCCAATTCTGGACCCCGAGCAGGCAGCAAAGAGGTTGATGCAGGAAGCATACCAGCGAGGCAGTGCAGATAACATCACCTGTGTAGTAGTCCGTTTCTTGGGAAATCAAGGTGGTGCATCTGGTGGTGGCTCTGTGTGA